From Macrobrachium rosenbergii isolate ZJJX-2024 chromosome 55, ASM4041242v1, whole genome shotgun sequence, a single genomic window includes:
- the LOC136835762 gene encoding nucleolar protein 58-like, producing MTEEIRWIDRIWLYLSQESKDIIAEAMDYKDDDSSDSEDDDGSDSEEEDSSESEEEDSSASEEEITHLDISRKVEEVTKENENVLRLEKERLEKDQLITEGRRADRRRNGDGTKHERSRTPQSRKGKTIYSVSPEMKTEKGNDGKTKEGKEVQIKEKEEKDQRTLCIEIYRKRKTAEEKCKSHKQAKRGT from the exons ATGactgaggaaatcagatggattgaccgaatctggctGTACctctctcaggagtcaaaagacatcatagctgaggcaatgg ATTATAAAGACGATGATAGTTCAGATAGTGAAGACGATGATGGTTCAGACAGTGAAGAAGAAGACAGTTCagagagtgaagaagaagatagtTCAGCCAGTGAAGAAGAAATAACGCATCTAGATATCAGTCGAAAGGTTGAAGAAGTaactaaggaaaatgaaaacgtttTAAGGCTTGAGAAAGAGAGGTTAGAGAAGGATCAGCTGATAACTGAAGGCAGAAGGGCTGACAGAAGGAGGAATGGAGATGGAACAAAACATGAGAGATCTAGAACGCCTCAATCAAGGAAAGGAAAGACAATATATTCAGTGTCCCCagaaatgaaaactgagaaaGGAAATGACGGAAAAACGAAGGAGGGAAAAGAAGTGCAaataaaggagaaggaggagaaagaccaaaGGACACTTTGCATCGAGATCTACAGAAAACGGAAAACAGCAGAAGAGAAATGCAAGTCACATAAACAAGCTAAACGAGGGACTTGA
- the LOC136835761 gene encoding alpha-actinin-1-like — translation MVVLTPSLSLKIQEMWLWVCKSTLVKIYTLSDQDRVLSLHISPRKSFPNLHTLEVEDLFVDLDDGIKLMKLLEIITGEDLGKPQKGQTRFHKISNANRCLAFVQSKTRLESIGGTDIVDGNHTLILGLVWTIILRLEIEKLVIGEDEPDRGGKKTHKEKILDWCRKITGEYPNLNIKDFSSSWSDGMGFNALIHAHRPDIIDYDSLKPDEPIRNLNNAFDVAHRELGVEKILDAEDIATSHPDEKSILTYLASLYQSLGNLKKPDVKLMKSNDAIKTRYDSQASELMKWILAKISQLETRQFPESMEGVLQLKRDFISYLVTEKPPRHDDKIELAKTLHGLQFGLRMLMMPKYVPPTGLRLYDIKTQWTRLELAETQREAALNEELRMKLKIESMVRNFIQEVFILNETGSGTSSANSLQVVGTRAQ, via the exons ATGGTTGtactaactccgtcactcagtctgaaaatacaagaaat gtGGTTGTGGGTGTGCAAGAGTACACTGGTCAAAATTTATACTTTAAGTGATCAAGACCGGGTTTTATCGTTACACATATCACCACGAAAAAGTTTCCCTAATCTG CACACCCTGGAGGTTGAGGACTTGTTTGTTGACCTGGATGACGGAATCAAGTTAATGAAATTACTCGAGATCATCACGGGGGAGGATCTGGGCAAACCGCAGAAGGGTCAGACACGCTTCCACAAAATCAGTAATGCCAACAGATGCCTCGCTTTCGTCCAGAGTAAA ACAAGGCTAGAGAGCATCGGGGGAACGGACATTGTAGACGGTAACCACACACTCATCCTCGGCCTGGTGTGGACCATAATTCTCCGTCTTGAGATCGAGAAGTTAGTCATT ggAGAAGACGAGCCAGACCGAGGTGGCAAGAAAACCCATAAGGAAAAAATCCTGGACTGGTGCCGGAAGATAACAGGAGAATACCCGAACCTCAACATTAAGGACTTTTCAA GTTCCTGGAGTGATGGTATGGGATTCAATGCTCTAATCCACGCTCATCGGCCTGACATAATAGATTACGATTCCCTGAAGCCAGATGAGCCCATTCGCAACCTCAATAACGCCTTCGATGTTGCTCACAGAGAATTGGGAGTCGAGAAGATTCTCGACGCCGAGG ACATTGCAACGAGTCACCCAGACGAGAAAAGTATCCTGACTTACTTGGCATCTTTATATCAGAGTCTGGGTAACCTGAAGAAACCTGATGTCAAG CTAATGAAAAGCAACGACGCCATCAAGACCAGATACGATTCCCAGGCGAGTGAACTTATGAAGTGGATTTTGGCCAAAATCTCTCAGCTGGAAACTCGGCAATTTCCGGAGTCGATGGAGGGCGTCCTTCAGCTGAAGCGAGACTTTATCTCATACTTGGTCACAGAAAAACCTCCGAG ACATGATGATAAGATTGAGTTAGCCAAGACTCTTCACGGTCTTCAGTTTGGTCTTAGAATGCTGATGATGCCAAAATATGTCCCTCCCACTGGACTTAGGTTATATGACATTAAGACCCAGTGGACCAGATTAGAACTGGCCGAAACGCAACGGGAAGCGGCACTGAATGAAGAGCtgagaatgaaactgaaaatagagAGCATGGTCAGGAACTTCATCCAAGAG